A single Sulfurimonas aquatica DNA region contains:
- the hypB gene encoding hydrogenase nickel incorporation protein HypB: protein MCKDCGCSITEHTHAHEHNHSHKHHEAHEMLHHNPQLNDKKTIEVITKILDKNDHEAGHNRAHFDSHGVLAINLMSSPGSGKTTLLEKMHDIAGFKYGVIEGDLETSRDADRLKAKGIDAYQIQTGSACHLDAFMVHKGLHAMDLEKIDVCFIENVGNLVCPASYDVGSHLNIVLVSIPEGEDKIAKYPVMFRQADLILFTKTDLLPHFEYDIQREKEEARKIKPNVDILEVNIKDEASIKKVADWIKFKVEMR from the coding sequence ATGTGTAAAGATTGCGGATGTAGCATAACGGAGCATACACACGCTCACGAACATAACCACTCACACAAACACCATGAGGCTCATGAAATGCTTCATCATAACCCTCAGTTAAATGATAAAAAAACTATAGAGGTCATCACAAAGATACTAGATAAAAATGACCATGAAGCGGGACATAATCGTGCCCACTTTGATTCACATGGAGTCCTTGCCATAAACCTGATGAGTTCACCTGGTAGTGGGAAAACGACTCTACTAGAGAAGATGCATGACATAGCAGGTTTTAAATATGGCGTTATAGAGGGTGACTTAGAGACGTCGCGAGATGCAGATAGACTAAAAGCAAAGGGGATAGACGCTTACCAGATTCAAACGGGAAGCGCATGTCATCTTGATGCGTTTATGGTTCACAAAGGCCTTCACGCGATGGACCTAGAGAAGATAGACGTATGTTTCATTGAGAACGTTGGAAACCTTGTGTGTCCCGCAAGTTATGACGTTGGGAGTCACTTAAACATAGTGCTTGTCTCAATTCCTGAGGGAGAAGACAAAATAGCAAAGTACCCGGTAATGTTTAGACAAGCGGATTTGATTCTCTTTACAAAAACGGACCTTCTTCCTCATTTTGAGTATGATATACAAAGAGAAAAAGAAGAAGCTAGAAAAATAAAACCTAACGTAGACATACTAGAGGTCAATATAAAAGACGAAGCTTCAATTAAAAAAGTTGCTGATTGGATTAAATTTAAAGTGGAGATGCGTTAA
- a CDS encoding HypC/HybG/HupF family hydrogenase formation chaperone: MCLSIPSKIIEIDEDNNATVDTMGVKRQVSLDLMGDDVGVGDYILIHVGFAMNKIDEKDALDSLELYAEIVEKMEEEEKRQLIEDEKVNGEAREAPLGDDNCSNRGQS, translated from the coding sequence ATGTGCTTGTCAATTCCCTCTAAAATCATTGAAATAGATGAAGACAATAACGCCACAGTCGACACTATGGGAGTTAAACGCCAAGTAAGTTTAGACCTGATGGGTGATGATGTCGGTGTTGGAGATTACATCTTAATTCACGTAGGTTTTGCTATGAATAAGATTGATGAAAAAGACGCCCTTGATAGTCTCGAACTCTATGCTGAGATAGTTGAAAAAATGGAAGAAGAAGAGAAGAGACAGCTTATTGAAGATGAGAAGGTAAATGGCGAAGCCAGAGAGGCTCCCCTGGGGGATGACAACTGTTCAAATCGAGGGCAATCTTGA
- the hypD gene encoding hydrogenase formation protein HypD — protein MLNLKLKDLYSAFRDPKTIRALAGEINKEALKLKEPLYIMEVCGGHTHTIMKYGLKQLLPRSIEFIHGPGCPVCIMPKERIDHAIALANVENAILLTLGDMIRVPGSKTSLAEERSHGCDIRALYSPVDAIKVAEENPDKKVIFFAIGFETTTPMTAALLQMVEKKKLTNLYFHINHVLVPPAIEAIMQDGQAKINAFIGPSHVSVISGAKIYLPLPEKYNTPVSVSGFEPVDVMQAILMIVKQKNENRAEVEIQYSRAVSLEGNTKAQKLIEHYMQPRGHFRWRGIGDIADSALELREQYSKYDAEKVFADILPTEPIDDHKLCICGTILKGLAKPNDCKVFGTACTPKTPLGSCMVSSEGACNAYYRFGEI, from the coding sequence ATCTTGAACCTTAAACTCAAAGACCTTTATAGTGCTTTTAGAGATCCAAAAACTATAAGAGCTTTAGCGGGTGAGATCAATAAAGAGGCACTCAAGTTAAAAGAGCCTTTATATATCATGGAAGTTTGTGGCGGTCACACTCATACCATTATGAAGTATGGTCTTAAACAGCTTTTACCTCGTAGTATAGAGTTTATCCATGGACCGGGTTGTCCCGTTTGTATCATGCCAAAAGAGAGGATTGATCATGCCATAGCGTTGGCTAACGTAGAAAACGCAATACTCCTTACATTGGGAGATATGATCAGAGTCCCGGGCTCAAAAACTTCTCTAGCAGAGGAGCGCTCACATGGCTGTGATATAAGAGCACTCTACTCTCCCGTTGACGCGATTAAAGTTGCAGAGGAGAATCCTGATAAAAAAGTTATATTTTTTGCCATAGGATTTGAGACTACTACACCAATGACGGCCGCTCTACTCCAAATGGTAGAAAAGAAAAAATTAACAAACCTCTACTTTCACATAAATCACGTACTTGTTCCACCAGCTATTGAAGCGATTATGCAAGATGGTCAAGCAAAAATAAACGCATTCATAGGTCCATCTCACGTTAGCGTGATTAGTGGAGCAAAAATATACCTTCCTCTGCCAGAAAAATACAATACTCCCGTGAGCGTAAGCGGTTTTGAACCTGTTGATGTAATGCAAGCAATTTTGATGATTGTAAAACAAAAAAATGAGAATCGTGCCGAAGTAGAGATTCAATACTCTCGTGCTGTAAGCTTAGAGGGAAATACTAAAGCTCAAAAGCTCATAGAACACTATATGCAGCCAAGAGGTCACTTTAGATGGCGAGGCATTGGCGATATAGCTGATAGCGCCTTAGAGCTAAGAGAGCAGTACTCTAAGTATGATGCAGAAAAAGTGTTTGCAGACATACTCCCAACTGAGCCTATAGACGACCATAAACTATGCATCTGTGGAACCATTTTAAAAGGTCTTGCTAAACCTAACGACTGTAAAGTATTTGGAACCGCTTGTACGCCTAAAACACCACTTGGAAGCTGCATGGTTAGTAGTGAAGGCG